A genomic window from Oceanibaculum nanhaiense includes:
- a CDS encoding extracellular solute-binding protein, which yields MRNFSFKTSLGRRTFLKSTALAGAGLAMPAIVSRGVLASSGEINIMMWSDYLPESFVKGFTDKTGIKINFTGIGSNDEIINKLRATSGQGFDIVTPTVNRNPLWAELNLLQPFDMKRVPLDKVNPAMALGEAHWNFGGKGTHWLPHIWGTEGVAWRTDAFKPAGEFPSYYDVWDEANAGKTMGRAHSMMLGLGLGLERRGEMAPGSMWAAYKDEVKMKEVWTKLTETAIAKKKNIKLLWNDADTQKNGLLNEGVIVGQTWDGPPIALKTAGEPVMYRAPVEGAMAWVDGLAMPIGAKNIDQIYAFIEAAYDAKLAGEAIKSHGYNSPVLGADKFGGEIYAKNFADAYPGEALAKLNPWPAEMPWYATARTEFVNKFMSA from the coding sequence AATCCACAGCGCTGGCCGGTGCCGGCCTTGCCATGCCGGCCATCGTCAGCCGCGGCGTTCTCGCCTCGTCGGGCGAGATCAACATCATGATGTGGTCGGATTACCTGCCGGAAAGCTTCGTGAAGGGGTTTACCGACAAGACCGGCATCAAGATCAACTTCACCGGTATCGGCTCCAACGACGAGATCATCAACAAGCTGCGCGCGACCAGCGGCCAGGGCTTCGACATCGTCACCCCGACGGTGAACCGCAATCCGCTGTGGGCCGAGTTGAACCTGCTGCAGCCCTTCGACATGAAGCGGGTGCCGCTGGACAAGGTGAACCCGGCGATGGCGCTGGGCGAGGCGCACTGGAATTTCGGCGGCAAGGGCACGCATTGGCTGCCGCATATCTGGGGCACCGAGGGTGTGGCCTGGCGTACCGACGCCTTCAAGCCGGCCGGCGAATTCCCCAGCTATTACGATGTCTGGGACGAGGCCAATGCCGGCAAGACCATGGGCCGCGCCCATTCGATGATGCTGGGCCTCGGCCTCGGGCTGGAGCGGCGCGGCGAGATGGCGCCGGGCTCGATGTGGGCGGCCTATAAGGACGAGGTCAAGATGAAGGAGGTCTGGACCAAGCTGACCGAAACCGCCATCGCCAAGAAGAAGAACATCAAGCTGCTGTGGAACGATGCCGACACCCAGAAAAACGGCCTGCTGAACGAAGGCGTTATCGTCGGCCAGACCTGGGATGGCCCGCCCATCGCGCTGAAGACCGCCGGCGAACCGGTGATGTACCGGGCGCCTGTCGAGGGCGCCATGGCCTGGGTGGACGGTCTTGCCATGCCCATCGGCGCCAAGAACATCGACCAGATCTACGCCTTCATCGAGGCCGCCTACGACGCCAAGCTGGCCGGCGAGGCGATCAAGAGCCATGGCTATAATTCGCCGGTCCTCGGCGCCGACAAGTTCGGCGGCGAAATCTATGCCAAGAATTTCGCCGATGCCTATCCCGGCGAGGCGCTGGCGAAGCTGAACCCCTGGCCCGCCGAAATGCCCTGGTACGCCACGGCCCGCACGGAGTTCGTGAACAAGTTCATGAGCGCCTGA